In one window of Erythrolamprus reginae isolate rEryReg1 chromosome 1, rEryReg1.hap1, whole genome shotgun sequence DNA:
- the LOC139160266 gene encoding uro-adherence factor A-like, with the protein MKEMEESNGINEESNSDAIQHKENGDTAPVPGSPKAQASSKQYVDQDTQSDSKVSIFRRKEFLDQINSPLTSGTNSIESLRKQSKNSQTESQEQVPGKESRRSSQKSSGQESHHSTHFSNQESRRGSQVLPAHESRRGSQGQPGQESRRSSQYSQHLPYQESRRSSHVGQKSSRLQPMNEAETTWISPRTGKELKCESQQTSRVWEYKPLAEILKPFNQVVQKSSSIKKATPHISSQLVGQEAKSSSRELKSQASQQRTEQPKEVVSWVNKKGKLVKCTSQQTSRVWEYKPLAEILSRQQGQIVRDSKEKVIAGETVLPKESEKELAEIAKAQVISQESQKIQQDDQKIEGQELQQVSQELKGSEFQDDRQVKDLVATTAKVADITLQTDSSVSIFRRKELMDQNEQTVSSGSSSSSSRGSMQKFLQERSQQKPQIETQREGKDSRRGSPDIKSKQSLRVRQESKVQESKHEKEESEGLGFVDDSKKTDSKVQKPTAVSGIVSDEKIVWMTGRRGTQLKCVGQQTSESLFKDYLIQLYGTVPRQKVEVQQHIVQESKKSLQEAEIPGSRKASPQLEARESRKSLQEAEIPGSRKVSQQLDARESRKSHHEAEIPGSRKASPQLEARESRKSLQEAEIPGSRKASPQLEARESRKSLQEAEIPGSRKASQQLEARESRKSLQEPEVPGSRKASQQLEARESRKSLQEPEVPGSRKASQQLEARESRKSLQEPEIPWSRKASQQLEARESRKSLQEPEIPGSRKASQQLEARESRKSLQEPEVPGSRKASQQLEARESRKSLQEAEIPGSRKASQQLEARESRKSLQEPEIPGSRKASQQLEARESRKSLQEAEIPGSRKASQQLEARESRKSLQEPEIPGSRKTSQQLEARESRKSLQEAEIPGSRKASQQLEARESRKSLQEPEIPGSRKASQQLEARESRKSLQEAEIPGSRKASQQLEARESQKSLQEPEVPGSRKASQQLEARESRKSLQEAEIPGSRKASQQLEARESQKSLQEPEVPGSRKASQQLEARESRKSLQEAEIPGSRKASQQLEARESRKSLQEPEIPGSRKASQQLEARESRKSLQEADIPGSRKASQQLEARESRKSLQEPEVPGSRKASQQLEARESQKSLHEPEVPGSRKASQQLEARESRKSLQEPEVPGSRKASQQLEARESRKSLQEPEVPGLEKVSQQLEAKESQKSLQELEVPGSIKVTDQQSQLSRQLYLADLTEQVAVSESQPTLQRLSDHSDRQSKGLQTYSVISIEDGIWLNRKTGKVLISHTQQTDIISRVLRKKIAAEDGKIARPSGPTEGALEELNQVNATDEEKTGQDQQQFLRKESPPGSQEVSGQDYPLLGKELESDTQQASSQELLRDTETPQNLEQSEGEEHEYTDDVEQLLAQHLSEEAALEGVTTAEGDDISQRTYSAVSLETGTWINKRTGRKVVSQYLQTEESSFQKRENTEEPQNGDNPPEEGMTEIAEPSG; encoded by the coding sequence atgaaagaaatggaagaaagcaATGGCATCAATGAGGAGAGCAACAGTGATGCAATACAACATAAAGAAAATGGAGACACTGCCCCAGTACCAGGCAGTCCAAAGGCACAAGCTTCATCTAAACAGTATGTAGATCAAGATACACAGTCTGATAGCAAAGTTAGCATTTTCAGACGAAAAGAATTCTTAGACCAAATAAATTCTCCTCTTACCTCTGGAACCAATAGTATAGAGTCCCTCAGAAAACAATCCAAAAATAGCCAAACAGAAAGTCAAGAACAAGTCCCAGGAAAGGAATCTCGCCGCAGTAGTCAGAAGTCATCTGGACAGGAATCCCACCATAGCACCCACTTCTCAAACCAAGAATCCCGGCGTGGTAGTCAAGTGCTACCTGCCCACGAATCCCGGCGTGGCAGTCAAGGGCAACCTGGCCAGGAATCCCGTCGCAGTAGCCAGTATAGTCAGCATCTCCCATATCAAGAATCTCGGCGAAGCAGTCATGTTGGTCAAAAGTCTTCTAGACTGCAACCCATGAATGAAGCAGAAACAACTTGGATCAGTCCAAGAACAGGGAAAGAATTGAAATGTGAAAGCCAGCAGACAAGCAGAGTTTGGGAGTACAAGCCTCTTGCTGAAATTCTTAAACCTTTTAATCAAGTAGTTCAGAaaagtagtagtataaagaaagCAACCCCTCACATTTCTTCTCAGCTCGTAGGGCAAGAAGCAAAGAGCAGCAGCCGGGAGCTAAAAAGTCAGGCTTCACAACAACGTACCGAACAACCAAAAGAAGTTGTGTCTTGGGTTAACAAAAAAGGAAAGTTAGTAAAATGCACAAGTCAGCAGACAAGCAGAGTCTGGGAATATAAACCCCTTGCAGAAATCCTTTCAAGACAACAGGGACAGATCGTCAGAGATAGTAAAGAAAAAGTGATTGCAGGAGAGACGGTTCTTCCCAAAGAGTCAGAAAAAGAACTGGCAGAAATAGCCAAGGCACAGGTTATCAGCCAGGAAAGCCAAAAAATCCAGCAAGATGATCAGAAAATAGAAGGACAGGAACTCCAGCAAGTCAGTCAGGAATTAAAAGGAAGTGAATTCCAAGATGACAGACAAGTGAAAGATTTGGTAGCTACAACTGCAAAAGTGGCAGATATAACACTACAGACTGACAGCAGTGTGAGCATTTTCAGACGTAAAGAATTGATGGACCAAAATGAACAAACTGTCTCTTCTGGCAGTtcatcaagcagcagcagaggatcTATGCAAAAGTTTCTACAGGAAAGATCACAACAAAAACCCCAGATTGAAActcaaagggaagggaaggactcAAGACGTGGCAGTCCAGATATAAAAAGTAAGCAGTCACTGCGTGTCAGACAAGAATCCAAAGTTCAGGAATCCAAACATGAAAAGGAAGAATCAGAAGGTCTAGGATTTGTGGATGACAGTAAGAAGACAGATAGTAAAGTTCAGAAACCTACAGCAGTATCTGGCATTGTTTCGGATGAGAAAATTGTCTGGATGACTGGAAGAAGAGGCACACAACTTAAATGTGTAGGTCAGCAGACAAGTGAGAGTCTGTTCAAAGACTATCTAATACAATTATATGGTACAGTTCCTAGACAGAAAGTAGAAGTACAGCAACACATTGTGCAAGAATCTAAAAAGAGTCTCCAGGAGGCAGAAATTCCAGGATCCAGAAAAGCCAGCCCACAGCTGGAAGCCCGTGAATCCCGAAAGAGTCTCCAAGAGGCAGAGATTCCAGGGTCCAGAAAAGTCAGCCAACAGCTGGACGCCCGAGAGTCCCGAAAGAGTCATCACGAGGCAGAGATTCCAGGGTCCAGAAAAGCCAGCCCACAGCTGGAAGCCCGTGAATCTCGAAAGAGTCTCCAGGAGGCAGAGATTCCAGGGTCCAGAAAAGCCAGCCCACAGCTGGAAGCCCGTGAATCCCGAAAGAGTCTCCAAGAGGCAGAGATTCCAGGGTCCAGAAAAGCCAGTCAACAGCTAGAAGCCCGAGAGTCCCGAAAGAGTCTCCAAGAGCCAGAGGTTCCAGGGTCCAGAAAAGCTAGCCAACAGCTAGAAGCCCGAGAGTCCCGAAAGAGTCTCCAGGAGCCAGAGGTTCCAGGGTCCAGAAAAGCCAGCCAACAGCTAGAAGCCCGCGAGTCTCGAAAGAGTCTCCAGGAGCCAGAGATTCCATGGTCCAGAAAAGCTAGCCAACAGCTAGAAGCCCGAGAGTCTCGAAAGAGTCTCCAGGAGCCAGAGATTCCAGGATCCAGAAAAGCTAGCCAACAGCTAGAAGCCCGAGAGTCTCGAAAGAGTCTCCAAGAACCAGAGGTTCCAGGGTCCAGAAAAGCCAGCCAACAGCTGGAAGCCCGAGAGTCTCGAAAGAGTCTCCAGGAGGCAGAGATTCCAGGGTCCAGAAAAGCCAGCCAACAGCTAGAAGCCCGGGAGTCTCGAAAGAGTCTGCAGGAGCCAGAGATTCCAGGGTCCAGAAAAGCCAGCCAACAGCTGGAAGCCCGAGAGTCTCGAAAGAGTCTCCAGGAGGCAGAGATTCCAGGGTCCAGAAAAGCCAGCCAACAGCTAGAAGCCCGGGAGTCTCGAAAGAGTCTCCAGGAGCCAGAGATTCCAGGGTCCAGAAAAACCAGCCAACAGCTGGAAGCCCGGGAATCTCGAAAGAGTCTCCAGGAGGCAGAGATTCCAGGGTCTAGAAAAGCCAGCCAACAGCTAGAAGCCCGAGAGTCTCGAAAGAGTCTCCAAGAGCCAGAGATTCCAGGGTCCAGAAAAGCCAGCCAACAGCTGGAAGCCCGAGAGTCCCGAAAGAGTCTCCAGGAGGCAGAGATTCCAGGGTCCAGAAAAGCTAGCCAACAGCTAGAAGCCCGAGAGTCTCAAAAGAGTCTCCAAGAACCAGAGGTTCCAGGGTCCAGGAAAGCCAGCCAACAGCTGGAAGCCCGAGAGTCCCGAAAGAGTCTCCAGGAGGCAGAGATTCCAGGGTCCAGAAAAGCTAGTCAACAGCTAGAAGCCCGAGAGTCTCAAAAGAGTCTCCAAGAACCAGAGGTTCCAGGGTCCAGAAAAGCCAGTCAACAGCTGGAAGCCCGAGAGTCCCGAAAGAGTCTCCAGGAGGCAGAGATTCCAGGGTCCAGAAAAGCCAGCCAACAGCTAGAAGCCCGGGAGTCTCGAAAGAGTCTGCAGGAGCCAGAGATTCCAGGGTCCAGAAAAGCCAGTCAACAGCTGGAAGCCCGGGAGTCTCGAAAGAGTCTCCAGGAGGCAGATATTCCAGGGTCTAGAAAAGCCAGCCAACAGCTAGAAGCCCGGGAGTCTCGAAAGAGTCTCCAGGAGCCAGAGGTTCCTGGGTCCAGAAAAGCCAGCCAACAGCTGGAAGCCCGAGAATCCCAAAAGAGTCTCCATGAGCCAGAGGTTCCAGGATCCAGAAAAGCCAGCCAACAGCTAGAAGCCCGGGAGTCTCGAAAGAGTCTCCAGGAGCCAGAGGTTCCAGGATCCAGAAAAGCCAGCCAACAGCTGGAAGCCCGAGAGTCCCGAAAGAGTCTCCAGGAACCAGAAGTTCCAGGATTGGAAAAAGTTAGCCAGCAGCTGGAAGCAAAAGAGTCTCAGAAGAGTCTCCAAGAGCTAGAAGTTCCAGGATCTATAAAAGTTACAGATCAGCAGTCACAACTGAGTAGACAACTGTATTTGGCTGATTTGACTGAACAAGTAGCTGTCTCTGAAAGCCAACCAACTCTACAAAGATTGTCTGATCATTCAGATAGGCAGAGCAAAGGTTTGCAGACATACAGCGTAATTTCTATAGAAGATGGGATATGGCTGAACAGAAAAACAGGCAAGGTTTTAATAAGTCACACTCAACAAACCGATATTATCTCACGTGTGCTCCGTAAAAAAATAGCAGCAGAGGATGGAAAAATTGCAAGGCCATCAGGACCTACGGAGGGAGCATTGGAAGAATTAAATCAGGTCAATGCTACAGATGAGGAAAAGACGGGTCAGGACCAGCAGCAATTTTTACGCAAAGAATCCCCCCCTGGTAGCCAAGAAGTTTCTGGCCAGGACTATCCTCTATTGGGGAAAGAACTTGAATCTGACACCCAGCAAGCTTCAAGTCAAGAACTGCTCCGTGACACCGAAACCCCACAAAATCTAGAGCAATCTGAGGGCGAAGAGCATGAGTACACAGATGATGTTGAACAACTACTAGCTCAGCACTTGAGTGAAGAAGCAGCACTAGAAGGTGTAACAACTGCTGAAGGAGATGATATATCTCAACGGACATATAGTGCTGTTTCCTTAGAGACAGGAACCTGGATCAACAAAAGAACAGGCAGAAAAGTGGTGTCTCAGTATCTGCAAACAGAAGAATCTTCTTTTCAGAAACGTGAAAACACAGAGGAACCCCAGAATGGTGACAACCCACCCGAAGAAGGCATGACTGAAATAGCTGAGCCAAGTGGGTAA